A window of Metabacillus sp. B2-18 contains these coding sequences:
- the leuB gene encoding 3-isopropylmalate dehydrogenase — MKKTIALLPGDGIGKEVVDVTVEILKAIAEHFNHQFQFNYGLIGGDAIDQKGTPLPEETIEACKKSDAIILGAVGGPKWDQNPVELRPERGLLALRKALDLYANLRPITTFDSLLDSSPLKKEYVSGVDFVIVRELTGGLYFGKPSERIVRDGEDAVVDTLFYKRSEIERILVSAFEIAQKRRKHVTSVDKANVLESSRVWREVAEEVSARYPDVTLEHMLVDNAAMQLIRSPRQFDVIVTENMFGDILSDEASMITGSLGMLSSASLSSSGLHLYEPVHGSAPDIAGKGLANPVATILSAAMLLRQSFGLEEEAKAIEKAVDNVLNSGTRTADLANGEKAVSTKQMGEEIKNALADDHAILNIMEAYS; from the coding sequence ATGAAGAAAACAATCGCATTATTACCTGGTGATGGAATAGGTAAAGAAGTTGTTGATGTAACAGTAGAAATTTTAAAAGCAATTGCAGAACATTTTAACCATCAATTTCAGTTCAACTATGGATTAATCGGTGGTGACGCTATTGATCAAAAAGGCACTCCATTGCCTGAAGAAACAATTGAAGCTTGTAAGAAATCTGACGCCATTATTTTGGGGGCTGTTGGAGGACCTAAATGGGATCAAAATCCTGTAGAATTAAGACCGGAGCGTGGGCTGTTAGCTCTACGTAAGGCACTTGATTTATATGCGAATTTACGTCCTATCACTACGTTTGATAGTTTATTAGATTCTTCCCCTTTAAAGAAGGAGTATGTTAGTGGAGTAGACTTCGTTATCGTACGAGAGCTAACAGGTGGATTGTATTTTGGAAAACCAAGTGAGCGTATTGTTCGTGATGGTGAAGACGCTGTTGTTGATACATTATTTTATAAACGTTCTGAAATTGAACGAATTCTTGTATCTGCATTTGAAATTGCGCAGAAGCGTCGCAAGCATGTAACTTCTGTTGATAAAGCAAATGTACTTGAATCAAGTAGAGTTTGGAGAGAAGTGGCTGAAGAGGTGTCTGCAAGATACCCGGATGTAACACTTGAACATATGCTTGTTGACAATGCAGCTATGCAACTTATCAGATCACCAAGACAATTTGATGTTATTGTAACAGAAAATATGTTTGGAGATATTTTAAGTGATGAAGCATCAATGATCACAGGATCTCTTGGAATGTTATCTTCAGCAAGTTTATCATCATCAGGTTTACATTTATATGAACCTGTTCATGGTTCAGCACCTGACATTGCTGGCAAAGGCTTAGCAAATCCTGTCGCAACGATTCTTTCTGCTGCAATGTTACTACGTCAATCATTTGGATTAGAAGAAGAGGCAAAAGCAATTGAAAAGGCTGTTGATAATGTATTAAATTCAGGTACTCGTACAGCAGATCTTGCAAATGGTGAAAAAGCCGTGTCAACAAAACAAATGGGCGAAGAAATCAAAAATGCTCTTGCTGATGACCATGCCATTTTAAACATAATGGAAGCTTATTCTTAA
- the leuD gene encoding 3-isopropylmalate dehydratase small subunit, with protein sequence MQPFTTHKGKVAVLNRTNVDTDQIIPKQFLKRIEKTGYGRFAFFDWRYLPDGSENPEFELNQEKSKGATILLAGENFGCGSSREHAPWALSDYGFKAILAPSYADIFHQNCMKNGLLPITLEQTVLDLIREKSNAEGFELTVNLEKQEITDQNGLVQTFDVDPYWKDMLLHGKDEIDLTLHYDNQIKHYEETRRASFL encoded by the coding sequence ATGCAACCATTTACTACACATAAAGGCAAAGTTGCTGTATTAAACAGAACAAATGTTGACACAGACCAAATTATTCCAAAACAATTTTTAAAGAGAATTGAAAAAACAGGATATGGACGGTTTGCATTCTTTGATTGGAGATATCTTCCTGATGGATCTGAAAATCCTGAATTTGAATTAAATCAAGAAAAAAGTAAAGGTGCGACAATTTTACTTGCGGGTGAAAACTTTGGCTGTGGGTCTTCTCGTGAGCATGCTCCATGGGCTCTTTCAGATTATGGTTTCAAAGCTATTTTAGCACCTTCTTATGCAGATATTTTTCACCAAAATTGTATGAAAAATGGCTTGCTGCCAATTACACTTGAGCAAACTGTTTTAGACCTTATCCGTGAAAAGTCAAATGCTGAAGGCTTTGAATTAACAGTTAATCTTGAAAAGCAAGAAATCACAGATCAAAATGGTTTAGTGCAAACCTTTGATGTTGATCCATATTGGAAAGATATGCTTTTACACGGAAAAGATGAAATTGATTTAACGTTACATTATGATAACCAAATTAAACATTACGAAGAAACAAGAAGAGCATCATTTTTATAA
- the ilvC gene encoding ketol-acid reductoisomerase: MTTVYYNGDINEAVLQGKKVAIIGYGSQGHAHALNLKESGVDVVVGVRQGGSFNKAVEDGHHVVSVAEAAQLGDLVMVLLPDEQQAKVYEEEIKPGLEAGNSLVFAHGFNVHFSQIVPPADVDVFLVAPKGPGHLVRRTYEEGAGVPALFAIYQDVSGSAKEKALAYAKGVGSARAGVLETTFKEETETDLFGEQAVLCGGLTSLVKAGFETLVEAGYQPEVAYFECLHELKLIVDLMYEDGMAGMRYSISDTAQWGDFVSGPRVVDGRSKEAMKEVLKDIQNGKFAKEWILENQANRPQFNAINNNENEHQIEVVGKKLRAMMPFVKSKQKQKEAVSVSAKN; the protein is encoded by the coding sequence ATGACAACAGTATATTATAACGGAGATATTAACGAGGCAGTATTACAAGGGAAAAAGGTAGCAATCATCGGATATGGTTCACAAGGTCATGCACATGCATTGAACTTAAAAGAAAGCGGAGTTGACGTAGTAGTAGGTGTTCGTCAAGGTGGTTCTTTCAATAAAGCAGTTGAAGATGGACATCACGTAGTATCAGTTGCTGAAGCAGCACAACTAGGTGACTTAGTAATGGTATTACTTCCAGATGAGCAACAAGCAAAAGTATATGAAGAAGAAATTAAGCCAGGTTTAGAAGCAGGAAATTCATTAGTATTTGCACATGGTTTTAATGTACACTTTAGCCAAATCGTACCACCTGCTGATGTTGATGTATTCTTAGTTGCACCAAAAGGTCCTGGTCACTTAGTAAGAAGAACTTATGAAGAAGGTGCTGGTGTTCCTGCATTATTCGCAATCTATCAAGATGTTTCTGGCTCAGCTAAAGAAAAAGCATTAGCTTATGCTAAAGGTGTTGGATCTGCTCGTGCGGGTGTATTAGAAACTACATTCAAAGAAGAAACAGAAACTGATTTATTCGGTGAGCAAGCTGTATTATGTGGAGGTTTAACTTCTCTAGTAAAAGCTGGTTTCGAAACATTAGTAGAAGCAGGATATCAACCAGAAGTTGCATACTTTGAGTGCTTACACGAGCTTAAATTAATCGTAGACTTAATGTATGAAGATGGAATGGCTGGTATGAGATATTCAATTTCTGATACTGCTCAATGGGGTGACTTCGTTTCAGGTCCACGTGTAGTTGATGGTCGTTCGAAAGAAGCAATGAAAGAAGTTCTTAAAGACATCCAAAATGGTAAATTTGCAAAAGAGTGGATCTTAGAAAACCAAGCAAATCGCCCACAATTCAATGCAATTAATAATAATGAAAATGAACATCAAATCGAAGTTGTTGGTAAAAAGCTACGTGCAATGATGCCGTTTGTAAAATCTAAACAAAAACAGAAAGAAGCGGTGAGTGTGAGTGCGAAAAATTAA
- a CDS encoding tetratricopeptide repeat protein: MKPKKKSNVVPFPNLKERYLDKGTLLLKEKKYHEALEMFAEAKKLKEDQAEIYLGMAICLMELGDLTEAKDICKKMLLEDIGHYFTVLQIYLTILIQLREYHEVQTTIEAVLEENQLPAESAEHFYKLLEFSRKMNQNEVDILDDEGDQEAEQPLYIEDLLRDTNKQIAYVQSLHDRNISKHFASLKILLENEHIHPTIKSMILHLMIEHEIEKEIKVTKFGESLTVVPANLEDPAEFPFTKKVLTILDDTLGNENPTLFESVKELWIRHLYVLYPFLPQPTEAKLWAAALHLVGYSMHGISIEQEEIEDIYDQLLPDLQEACNKIYQIEEISYLQI, from the coding sequence ATGAAACCGAAAAAAAAATCAAATGTTGTTCCCTTTCCTAATTTGAAGGAGAGGTATTTAGATAAGGGAACACTGTTATTGAAAGAAAAGAAGTATCATGAAGCACTTGAAATGTTTGCTGAAGCAAAGAAGCTTAAGGAAGATCAAGCTGAAATATATCTCGGTATGGCAATTTGCCTTATGGAGCTTGGTGACTTAACAGAGGCTAAAGATATTTGCAAAAAAATGCTGTTAGAAGACATAGGTCATTATTTTACTGTTTTACAGATTTATCTAACGATATTAATACAACTACGAGAATATCATGAAGTACAAACTACAATCGAAGCGGTGTTAGAGGAAAACCAGCTACCTGCTGAAAGTGCTGAACACTTTTATAAATTGTTGGAATTTAGTCGAAAAATGAATCAAAACGAAGTTGATATTCTTGATGATGAAGGAGACCAGGAAGCTGAACAGCCATTATATATAGAAGACCTTCTGAGAGATACAAATAAACAAATTGCCTACGTTCAGTCACTGCATGACCGTAACATAAGTAAACATTTTGCTTCACTTAAAATCTTGTTAGAAAATGAACATATTCACCCTACAATCAAATCAATGATTTTGCATTTAATGATTGAGCATGAAATTGAAAAGGAAATTAAAGTAACAAAGTTCGGCGAAAGTCTTACAGTCGTACCAGCGAATTTGGAAGATCCTGCAGAATTTCCCTTTACTAAAAAAGTATTAACTATATTAGATGATACGCTAGGAAATGAAAATCCTACATTATTTGAATCAGTTAAAGAATTATGGATAAGGCATTTGTATGTGTTATATCCTTTCTTACCTCAGCCAACAGAAGCTAAGCTGTGGGCAGCAGCTTTGCATCTTGTTGGTTATTCGATGCATGGGATTTCAATTGAGCAAGAAGAAATAGAAGATATCTATGATCAACTATTGCCGGATTTACAAGAAGCATGCAATAAAATCTATCAAATAGAAGAAATTTCTTATTTACAAATATGA
- a CDS encoding 2-isopropylmalate synthase codes for MRKINLFDTTLRDGEQSPGVNLNVKEKLEIAKQLEKLGMDVIEAGFPATSKGDLLAVQEIAKTVKSSSVTGLARSVKGDIDAAWEALKYAEEPRLHVFLATSPIHREFKLKKTKEQVIQTAVESVQYAAQFFPIIQWSAEDACRTELPYLAAIVEKVIEAGAHVINIPDTVGYITPKEYGEIFTYLRENVKGIDNVILSAHCHDDLGMAVANSLSAIEHGAGQIEGTVNGIGERAGNAALEEVAVALHIRSDYYKAKTGLYLKETKRTSDLISSLTGMVVPGNKAVVGRNAFAHESGIHQDGVLKEKTTYEIISPELVGVSTNSMVLGKHSGRHAFKNRLHELGFEISDEEVNKLFIAFKELTEKKKEITDDDLKALLIEEKVANKEAAFELKSLQVQYGTAQIPTATITLLNQDNELIQEAATGAGSVEAIYNTLERCVGQSITLIDYRIQSNSGGRDALAQVYVKIRVGESEASGRGMAHDVLEASAKAYINAVNRISLLAEIPQLEASLLN; via the coding sequence GTGCGAAAAATTAACCTATTTGATACAACGCTCCGTGATGGTGAACAATCTCCTGGTGTAAATCTTAATGTGAAAGAAAAACTAGAGATTGCTAAACAGCTAGAAAAACTCGGAATGGACGTTATTGAGGCAGGTTTTCCTGCTACATCAAAAGGTGATTTATTAGCAGTTCAAGAAATTGCAAAAACAGTGAAGAGCAGTTCAGTAACTGGCCTCGCTCGATCTGTAAAAGGGGATATTGATGCAGCATGGGAAGCATTAAAATATGCTGAAGAACCTAGACTACATGTTTTCTTAGCTACTTCTCCAATTCATAGAGAATTTAAGCTCAAGAAGACAAAAGAGCAGGTGATTCAGACAGCAGTTGAATCTGTACAATATGCTGCACAATTTTTCCCGATTATTCAATGGTCAGCAGAGGACGCTTGCCGCACTGAATTGCCGTACCTAGCTGCGATCGTTGAAAAGGTGATTGAAGCTGGTGCACATGTTATTAACATCCCAGATACGGTTGGTTATATTACTCCAAAAGAATACGGAGAAATTTTCACTTACCTTCGTGAAAATGTTAAGGGGATTGACAATGTCATTCTATCAGCACACTGCCATGATGATTTAGGCATGGCAGTTGCTAATTCCCTATCAGCTATAGAACATGGTGCTGGTCAGATTGAAGGAACAGTAAATGGGATTGGGGAAAGAGCAGGAAATGCTGCACTAGAAGAAGTTGCCGTTGCCCTTCATATTAGAAGTGATTACTATAAAGCAAAAACAGGTTTATATTTGAAAGAAACAAAGCGTACGAGTGATTTAATAAGTAGCTTAACCGGTATGGTTGTTCCTGGAAACAAAGCGGTAGTAGGGAGAAATGCATTTGCCCACGAATCCGGTATTCACCAGGATGGTGTTCTTAAAGAGAAAACAACTTATGAGATTATCTCACCAGAACTTGTAGGTGTTTCTACTAATTCAATGGTATTAGGTAAACATTCAGGTCGCCATGCATTTAAAAACAGACTACATGAACTAGGTTTTGAAATCTCAGATGAAGAAGTAAATAAATTATTTATTGCTTTTAAAGAATTAACGGAGAAGAAGAAAGAAATCACTGATGATGATTTAAAAGCCCTGCTTATTGAAGAAAAAGTGGCTAACAAGGAAGCTGCCTTTGAACTTAAATCTTTACAGGTTCAATATGGAACAGCTCAAATTCCTACGGCAACCATTACACTTCTAAACCAGGATAATGAGTTAATTCAAGAAGCAGCTACTGGAGCTGGTAGTGTTGAAGCAATTTATAATACGTTAGAAAGATGTGTTGGTCAGTCTATTACCCTAATTGACTACCGCATTCAATCTAATAGTGGTGGAAGAGACGCGCTAGCTCAAGTGTATGTAAAAATAAGAGTTGGAGAATCTGAAGCTAGTGGAAGAGGAATGGCACATGATGTGTTAGAAGCATCGGCGAAAGCTTACATCAATGCTGTAAATCGCATTTCTCTGCTAGCGGAAATTCCTCAATTAGAAGCAAGTCTACTAAATTAA
- the tig gene encoding trigger factor produces the protein MSVKWEKLEGNDGVLTVEVSAEEFTTALDEAFKKVVKQVSIPGFRKGKIPRGMFEQRFGVESLYQDALDIILPTAYPNAVDEAGIDPVDRPEIDVEQIEKGKSLIFTAKVTVKPEVKLGEYKGLEVEKLDDTVSDEDVDNELKQLQERHAELAVKEEGAIENGDTAVIDFDGYVDGEAFEGGAAENYSLEIGSGSFIPGFEEQLVGLEAGAEKDVEVTFPEEYHAENLAGKPAVFKVKVHEIKTKELPALDDEFAKDVNEEVETLDELKAQTRTRLEEAKKSEAENHLRDSLVDKAAEGAEVDIPNALIENEISRMMQEFEQRLQMQGMNLDLYFQFSGQDEEALKAQMKDDAEKRVKYNLTLEAIAKAENIEVSDEDVEAELAKMAEMYNMPVENIKQALGGNAEGLKEDLKVRKAIDFLVENSKVVA, from the coding sequence ATGTCAGTAAAATGGGAAAAATTAGAAGGGAACGACGGCGTTCTAACGGTTGAGGTTTCAGCAGAAGAGTTCACAACAGCTCTTGACGAAGCATTTAAAAAGGTTGTAAAACAAGTTTCTATTCCTGGATTCCGTAAAGGGAAAATTCCACGTGGAATGTTTGAACAACGTTTTGGTGTAGAATCATTATATCAAGACGCTTTAGACATCATCCTACCAACTGCATATCCTAATGCTGTTGATGAAGCTGGAATTGATCCTGTAGATCGTCCTGAAATCGATGTTGAACAAATCGAAAAAGGAAAAAGCTTAATCTTCACTGCAAAAGTTACAGTAAAGCCTGAAGTGAAATTAGGTGAATATAAAGGTCTAGAAGTTGAAAAATTAGACGATACTGTATCTGATGAAGATGTTGACAACGAATTAAAACAATTACAAGAGCGTCATGCTGAGTTAGCAGTAAAAGAAGAAGGCGCGATTGAAAACGGTGATACTGCAGTTATCGATTTTGATGGATATGTTGATGGAGAAGCATTCGAAGGTGGAGCTGCTGAAAACTATTCATTAGAAATTGGTTCTGGATCTTTCATTCCAGGATTTGAAGAACAATTAGTTGGTCTAGAAGCGGGTGCTGAAAAGGATGTAGAAGTAACATTCCCTGAAGAATATCACGCTGAAAACCTTGCGGGTAAACCAGCAGTATTCAAAGTGAAAGTTCACGAAATCAAAACAAAAGAACTTCCAGCTCTTGATGATGAGTTCGCAAAAGATGTTAACGAAGAAGTTGAAACTCTTGATGAGTTAAAAGCTCAAACAAGAACTCGCCTTGAAGAAGCGAAAAAATCTGAAGCAGAAAACCACCTGCGTGATTCATTAGTTGATAAAGCTGCTGAAGGTGCAGAAGTAGACATTCCAAATGCATTAATCGAAAATGAAATTTCACGTATGATGCAGGAATTTGAGCAACGTCTACAAATGCAAGGAATGAATCTTGATTTATACTTCCAATTCTCAGGTCAAGATGAAGAAGCGTTAAAAGCTCAAATGAAAGACGATGCTGAAAAACGCGTTAAATATAATTTAACACTTGAAGCTATTGCTAAAGCTGAGAACATTGAAGTTTCTGACGAAGATGTTGAAGCAGAATTAGCGAAAATGGCTGAAATGTACAACATGCCTGTTGAAAACATTAAACAAGCACTTGGTGGAAACGCTGAAGGCTTAAAAGAAGATTTAAAAGTTCGCAAAGCGATCGATTTTCTTGTAGAAAATAGCAAAGTTGTTGCATAA
- the ilvN gene encoding acetolactate synthase small subunit, translating into MKRILSLTVLNQTGVLNRITGLFTKRHYNIESITVGHAETEGVSRMTVVVNVQEEKEVEQITKQLNKQIDVLKVVDITSQSIVSRELALIKVMSTPATRMELQGLIQPFRATVIDVSRESVVVQVTGEPEKIEVLIDLLKPYGIKEIARTGTTAFTRGTQRTTKEVPISIV; encoded by the coding sequence ATGAAAAGAATCCTCTCATTAACAGTATTAAACCAAACAGGGGTTTTAAATAGAATTACAGGATTGTTTACAAAAAGGCATTACAACATTGAAAGCATCACGGTTGGTCATGCTGAAACCGAAGGGGTTTCACGTATGACAGTTGTTGTAAATGTTCAAGAAGAAAAAGAAGTAGAACAAATTACAAAGCAACTAAATAAACAGATTGATGTTTTGAAAGTTGTTGATATAACATCTCAATCAATTGTATCTAGGGAGCTTGCTTTAATAAAGGTCATGTCAACTCCAGCGACTAGAATGGAGCTTCAAGGGTTAATTCAGCCATTTAGAGCAACTGTTATTGATGTAAGCCGTGAAAGTGTGGTTGTTCAAGTAACAGGTGAGCCTGAGAAAATTGAAGTGTTAATTGATTTGTTAAAACCATATGGAATTAAAGAAATTGCTAGAACTGGAACGACAGCTTTTACTCGCGGTACACAACGTACGACAAAAGAAGTTCCAATCTCAATTGTTTAA
- the ilvB gene encoding acetolactate synthase large subunit — protein sequence MSTNVQLNNSTAKCTNTMSGSQMLIEALKQEKVEVIFGYPGGAVLPIYDSLYDSGLFHVLTRHEQGGIHAAEGYARVSGKPGVVIATSGPGATNLVTGLADAMIDSLPLVVFTGQVASSVIGSDAFQEADILGITTPITKHNYQVREVSELPRIIKEAFHIATTGRPGPVLIDIPKDIAIVEGEFSYDMPVDLPGYQPTSEPNYLQIRKLVEAVSRAKKPVILAGAGVLHAKGSEELIKYAEQQQIPVANTLLGLGGFPADHPLFLGMAGMHGTYTSNMAIYDCDLLISVGARFDDRVTGNLEHFAKNATVAHIDIDPAEIGKNVPTQIPIVGDAKLVLEQLIKQDGKQGDNKEWNEQLSSNKEEYPLMYKDSDSDLKPQKILELIHKWTNGEAIVTTDVGQHQMWAAQYYNFQNPNKWVTSGGLGTMGFGLPSAIGAQLADRESTVIAVLGDGGFQMTLQELSVIHELNLPIKVVILNNGALGMVRQWQEIFYEERYSHSKFVSQPDFVKLSEAYGMTGVRIVQEDGWEEKLKEAILSDEPVLLDIHVAKDENVYPMVAPGKGLHEMVGVKL from the coding sequence ATGAGTACAAATGTACAGTTGAACAACTCAACTGCCAAATGTACAAATACAATGTCGGGGTCTCAAATGCTTATTGAAGCTTTAAAGCAGGAGAAAGTTGAAGTTATTTTTGGTTATCCTGGTGGGGCTGTTTTACCGATATATGATAGTCTGTATGATTCGGGTTTATTCCATGTTTTAACTCGTCATGAGCAAGGTGGAATACATGCAGCAGAAGGGTATGCGCGTGTTTCTGGTAAGCCTGGAGTTGTCATTGCCACATCAGGTCCTGGTGCAACTAACTTAGTAACTGGTTTAGCTGACGCTATGATTGACTCATTACCATTAGTTGTTTTTACAGGTCAAGTTGCTTCATCTGTTATTGGATCAGATGCTTTCCAGGAAGCAGATATTTTAGGTATAACAACGCCGATTACAAAGCATAATTACCAAGTTCGTGAAGTGAGCGAACTTCCAAGAATTATTAAAGAAGCATTTCATATTGCAACAACAGGTAGACCTGGCCCGGTTTTAATTGATATTCCTAAGGATATTGCAATTGTAGAAGGTGAATTTAGCTATGATATGCCTGTAGATCTTCCTGGATATCAGCCTACAAGTGAACCTAATTATTTACAGATTCGAAAATTAGTAGAGGCAGTTAGTAGAGCAAAGAAACCGGTTATTTTAGCTGGTGCAGGTGTTTTACATGCTAAGGGATCTGAAGAGTTAATCAAATATGCCGAACAGCAGCAAATCCCTGTTGCGAATACGTTACTAGGGTTAGGCGGTTTCCCTGCTGATCATCCTCTGTTCCTTGGAATGGCAGGAATGCATGGCACTTACACATCTAATATGGCTATTTATGACTGTGACCTACTAATAAGCGTAGGAGCAAGATTTGATGACCGTGTAACAGGAAATTTAGAACATTTTGCAAAAAATGCAACGGTAGCTCATATCGACATTGACCCTGCTGAAATTGGGAAAAATGTTCCTACTCAAATTCCAATTGTAGGAGATGCAAAGCTAGTTCTAGAACAGTTAATTAAGCAGGATGGTAAGCAAGGTGATAACAAAGAGTGGAACGAACAACTATCTTCTAATAAAGAAGAATATCCACTTATGTATAAAGATAGTGACTCTGACCTTAAGCCACAGAAAATTTTAGAACTTATTCACAAGTGGACGAACGGAGAGGCTATTGTCACAACAGATGTTGGTCAACATCAAATGTGGGCTGCGCAGTATTATAATTTTCAAAACCCTAACAAATGGGTAACATCTGGTGGTCTTGGAACAATGGGCTTTGGTTTACCTTCAGCGATTGGTGCACAACTTGCTGATCGAGAATCAACAGTTATTGCAGTACTTGGTGATGGTGGATTCCAAATGACTCTTCAAGAATTATCAGTTATCCATGAGTTAAACTTACCAATTAAAGTTGTAATCTTAAATAATGGTGCTTTAGGAATGGTAAGACAGTGGCAAGAAATATTCTATGAAGAAAGATATTCTCATTCAAAATTCGTTTCTCAGCCTGATTTTGTAAAGCTTTCAGAGGCATATGGAATGACTGGTGTACGAATTGTTCAGGAAGATGGATGGGAAGAAAAATTAAAAGAGGCTATCTTGTCTGATGAACCTGTATTGCTTGATATTCATGTTGCAAAAGATGAGAATGTGTACCCGATGGTTGCGCCTGGGAAAGGCTTGCATGAAATGGTAGGTGTTAAGCTATGA
- the leuC gene encoding 3-isopropylmalate dehydratase large subunit, giving the protein MKPKTIIEKIYDEHVVQQEQGKPDLLYIDLHLVHEVTSPQAFEGLREKNRKVRRPDRTYATMDHNVPTVNRFVISDEVAKNQISALERNCKEFGIRLADLQSEDQGIVHVIGPELGLTLPGKTIVCGDSHTSTHGAFGAIAFGIGTSEVEHVLATQTLWRQRPKTLNIHVPGKLQKGVTAKDVILAVIGKYGVRFGTGYIIEYTGEVIENLSMDERMTICNMSIEAGARAGLIAPDETTFSYIKGRKYAPKGEEFEQAVEYWKTLRTDEGAEYDKVITLNGDEIAPMVTWGTNPGMSVGVDQKTPDLNDFHNDEEVDEAKRAYSYMGLQPNTRIEDITIEHVFIGSCTNSRLTDLRQAAEVISSLKGKKVPSDVRAIVVPGSQKVKKVAEEEGLDVIFKEAGFEWRESGCSMCLSMNSDVVPEGERCASTSNRNFEGRQGKGARTHLVSPAMAAAAALHGRFVDVRHIQENAMSF; this is encoded by the coding sequence GTGAAGCCAAAAACGATTATTGAGAAGATATATGATGAACATGTTGTTCAACAAGAACAAGGGAAGCCAGATCTTCTATATATCGATTTACACTTAGTACACGAAGTAACATCGCCACAGGCTTTTGAGGGACTTCGAGAGAAGAATCGTAAAGTAAGAAGACCAGACAGAACGTACGCTACGATGGATCATAATGTTCCAACAGTCAATCGCTTTGTAATCAGTGATGAAGTTGCCAAAAATCAAATTAGTGCACTTGAAAGAAACTGTAAAGAATTTGGAATTCGTTTAGCAGATCTTCAAAGTGAAGACCAAGGGATAGTACACGTAATTGGACCTGAGCTAGGGTTAACTCTTCCAGGAAAAACAATAGTTTGTGGAGATAGTCATACGTCAACACATGGAGCATTTGGTGCGATTGCATTTGGTATTGGGACGAGTGAAGTAGAACATGTTTTAGCTACTCAAACACTATGGAGACAGCGTCCGAAGACGTTGAATATACATGTACCTGGTAAGCTGCAAAAAGGTGTAACAGCTAAAGATGTTATACTAGCTGTTATTGGAAAATACGGAGTACGCTTTGGTACAGGATATATTATCGAATATACAGGTGAAGTGATTGAAAACTTATCAATGGATGAGCGTATGACAATCTGTAATATGTCCATTGAAGCAGGAGCTAGAGCAGGACTAATTGCACCGGATGAAACAACCTTCTCTTACATTAAGGGGAGAAAGTATGCACCTAAAGGGGAAGAGTTTGAACAGGCTGTTGAATACTGGAAAACATTAAGAACTGACGAAGGAGCAGAGTACGATAAAGTTATCACATTAAATGGTGATGAAATTGCTCCGATGGTAACATGGGGAACAAATCCAGGTATGTCGGTTGGTGTTGATCAAAAAACACCTGATTTAAATGATTTTCATAATGATGAAGAAGTTGATGAAGCTAAGCGTGCATACAGCTATATGGGTTTACAACCTAATACTAGAATTGAAGATATTACGATTGAACATGTGTTTATTGGGTCTTGTACAAATTCCCGTTTAACAGACTTAAGACAGGCAGCTGAAGTTATAAGTAGCTTAAAAGGCAAGAAGGTGCCGTCAGATGTACGTGCTATCGTTGTGCCGGGTTCTCAAAAGGTTAAAAAAGTAGCAGAAGAAGAAGGTCTAGATGTAATCTTTAAAGAAGCTGGCTTTGAGTGGAGAGAATCGGGTTGCAGTATGTGTTTAAGTATGAATAGTGACGTTGTACCAGAAGGAGAGCGCTGTGCATCTACCTCGAACCGTAACTTTGAAGGAAGACAAGGTAAAGGTGCCAGAACGCACTTGGTAAGTCCAGCTATGGCAGCTGCAGCGGCTTTACATGGACGTTTTGTAGATGTTCGTCATATTCAAGAGAACGCAATGTCATTTTAA